A region from the Tahibacter amnicola genome encodes:
- a CDS encoding phosphopantetheine-binding protein, with amino-acid sequence MSELTPAEHELAELLVASLNLDGVTASQIQPEAPLFGGELGLDSIDALEIALAVSKRYGFQLRSDNDDNKRIFGSLRALSAHIEQNRTT; translated from the coding sequence ATGTCGGAACTTACTCCTGCCGAGCACGAGCTGGCCGAGCTGCTTGTTGCCAGCCTGAACCTGGACGGTGTCACCGCCAGCCAGATCCAGCCCGAAGCGCCGCTGTTCGGCGGCGAACTGGGCCTGGATTCGATCGACGCACTGGAAATCGCGCTGGCCGTGTCCAAGCGCTATGGTTTCCAGCTGCGCTCGGACAACGACGACAACAAGCGCATCTTCGGCTCCCTGCGCGCCCTGTCGGCGCATATCGAGCAGAATCGCACCACCTGA